One part of the Arthrobacter sp. EM1 genome encodes these proteins:
- a CDS encoding biotin carboxylase N-terminal domain-containing protein translates to MQRSAQEGTAVVTHPLSKVLIANRGEIAVRIIRAARDEGIASVAVYADPDRDALHVKLADEAYALGGNTAAESYLVMDKLIEVAHRSGADAIHPGYGFLAENAEFAAKVIDAGITWIGPSPAAIAALGDKVQARHIAEKVGAPQVPGTADPVESAEEILEFVDKFGLPIAIKAAFGGGGRGIKVARTREEIPELFESAVREAVAAFGRGECFIERFLDAPRHVETQCLADAHGNVVVVSTRDCSLQRRNQKLVEEAPAPFLTEEQNRRLYESSKAILKEAGYLGAGTCEFLVGQDGTISFLEVNTRLQVEHCVSEEVTGIDLVREQFRLARGEELGYGDPEIRGHSIEFRITGEDPGRSFMPAPGTITRLLNPTGPGVRIDSGVEQGDVISGNFDSMLSKLIITGATRPQALQRARRALEEMVVEGIPTVIPFDLAVVTNPDFAPAEGPFKVHTRWIETAFVNDIPAWTPTGTEAEAPDAVERQRVVVEVGGKRLEVVLPASLGTGGGAAKPAKAKKRSRAGGAVAAAGGNALTSPMQGTIVKVAVGEGDLVAEGDLVVVLEAMKMEQPLTAHRAGIVIGLTASAGETVSAGAIIALIEDAAGQ, encoded by the coding sequence GTGCAGCGATCAGCCCAAGAAGGCACCGCCGTAGTAACCCACCCCCTGAGCAAGGTGCTGATCGCCAACCGCGGCGAAATCGCGGTGCGTATCATCCGCGCCGCCCGCGATGAAGGCATCGCCTCCGTAGCGGTCTACGCGGACCCGGACCGCGACGCCCTGCACGTAAAGCTTGCTGATGAGGCCTACGCCCTGGGCGGCAACACCGCCGCCGAGTCCTACCTCGTGATGGACAAGCTGATCGAGGTGGCCCACCGCTCCGGCGCCGACGCCATCCACCCCGGCTACGGCTTCCTCGCCGAGAACGCCGAGTTCGCCGCCAAGGTGATCGACGCCGGCATCACCTGGATCGGGCCCTCCCCCGCCGCGATCGCCGCCCTGGGCGACAAGGTCCAGGCCCGCCACATCGCCGAAAAGGTCGGCGCACCGCAGGTTCCCGGCACCGCCGACCCGGTGGAGTCGGCCGAGGAAATCCTTGAGTTTGTGGACAAGTTCGGCTTGCCGATCGCCATCAAAGCAGCCTTTGGCGGCGGCGGGCGCGGCATCAAGGTGGCCCGCACCCGAGAGGAAATCCCCGAACTCTTCGAGTCGGCCGTCCGCGAGGCTGTCGCCGCCTTCGGCCGCGGCGAATGCTTTATTGAGCGCTTCCTGGACGCCCCGCGGCACGTCGAGACCCAGTGCCTCGCCGACGCGCACGGCAACGTCGTGGTGGTCTCCACCCGTGACTGCTCGTTGCAGCGCCGCAACCAGAAGCTCGTCGAGGAGGCACCGGCCCCGTTCCTCACCGAGGAGCAGAACCGCCGGCTCTACGAATCCTCCAAAGCCATCCTCAAGGAGGCCGGCTACCTTGGCGCCGGCACCTGCGAGTTCCTCGTGGGCCAAGACGGCACCATCTCCTTCCTCGAGGTCAACACCCGACTCCAGGTAGAGCACTGCGTCTCCGAGGAAGTCACCGGCATTGACCTTGTCCGCGAGCAGTTCCGGCTGGCCCGCGGCGAGGAACTCGGCTACGGGGACCCGGAGATCCGCGGCCACTCGATCGAGTTCCGCATCACCGGCGAGGATCCGGGCCGGAGCTTTATGCCCGCCCCCGGCACCATCACCCGGCTGTTGAACCCGACCGGACCCGGCGTCCGGATCGACTCCGGGGTGGAGCAGGGGGATGTCATCAGCGGCAACTTCGACTCGATGCTCTCCAAGCTGATCATCACCGGCGCCACCCGCCCGCAGGCCCTGCAGCGCGCCCGCCGCGCCCTCGAAGAGATGGTGGTTGAGGGAATCCCCACCGTCATCCCGTTTGACCTCGCCGTCGTCACCAACCCGGATTTCGCCCCCGCCGAGGGCCCGTTCAAGGTCCACACCCGCTGGATCGAGACGGCGTTCGTCAATGACATCCCCGCGTGGACGCCGACCGGCACCGAGGCTGAAGCGCCCGACGCCGTCGAACGCCAGCGCGTCGTCGTCGAGGTCGGCGGCAAACGCCTTGAGGTCGTCCTCCCTGCGTCGTTGGGTACCGGCGGCGGCGCCGCTAAACCGGCTAAGGCGAAGAAGCGTTCGCGCGCCGGCGGGGCCGTCGCGGCGGCCGGCGGCAACGCCCTGACGTCCCCCATGCAGGGAACCATCGTGAAGGTAGCTGTCGGCGAGGGGGACCTTGTGGCCGAGGGTGACCTTGTTGTGGTGCTCGAGGCCATGAAGATGGAACAGCCGCTCACAGCGCACCGCGCCGGCATCGTGATCGGACTGACAGCGTCCGCCGGCGAGACGGTCTCCGCCGGCGCCATCATCGCTCTGATCGAGGACGCAGCCGGCCAGTAG
- a CDS encoding MFS transporter — protein MSSTATSAEQGSAKPVNSRGRVIVASLIGTTVEFYDFYVYATAAVLVFPKLFFPGQNETTQLLSSFAVFGVAFVARPLGSVIFGHFGDKFGRKGTLVASLLTMGIATFLIGCLPTATVPGWTFWAPALLVVMRFAQGLALGGEWSGAALLATENAPVNKRAIYGTFPQLGAPIGFIIANVIFLVFSYTLTPAAFEAWGWRVPFLLSAVMVIIGLYVRLKLIETPAFTKVLESKEVAKLPLARVFKSSWRQLILGTFIMLATYVLFYLMTTYTLTYGTRASSLETAKAAAEKAGKPMTEAAAAAFVPGLGYTRNDFLWMLIAGVVFFGIFTLVSGPLAEKYGRRKMLIVVTAGIFVFGLLFVPLFSAGFVGTMALLIIGFSLMGLTFGPMGALLPELFPTNVRYTGSAISYNFSSILGAAVAPFIAVWLWELAKGSPVLVGIYLAAMSVLTLIALFVSKETRDLEYTNNVS, from the coding sequence ATGTCATCCACTGCCACTTCCGCAGAGCAGGGGTCCGCCAAGCCGGTGAACTCGCGCGGCCGCGTTATCGTCGCCAGCCTGATCGGGACCACCGTCGAGTTCTACGACTTCTACGTGTACGCCACCGCCGCCGTGCTCGTGTTCCCCAAACTGTTCTTCCCCGGTCAAAACGAGACCACCCAGCTGTTGAGCTCCTTCGCTGTCTTCGGCGTCGCGTTCGTTGCCCGGCCGCTCGGGTCCGTGATCTTTGGCCACTTCGGTGACAAGTTTGGCCGCAAGGGCACCCTGGTCGCCTCGCTGCTGACCATGGGTATCGCCACCTTCCTGATCGGCTGCCTGCCAACGGCGACCGTTCCCGGCTGGACCTTCTGGGCGCCTGCCCTGCTGGTTGTTATGCGCTTCGCCCAGGGGCTGGCCCTCGGCGGGGAATGGAGCGGCGCGGCGCTGCTGGCGACCGAGAACGCGCCGGTGAACAAGCGTGCCATCTACGGCACGTTCCCGCAGCTGGGTGCCCCGATCGGCTTTATCATCGCTAACGTGATCTTCCTGGTGTTCAGCTACACCCTGACGCCGGCCGCCTTCGAGGCGTGGGGCTGGCGCGTGCCGTTCCTGCTCAGCGCCGTGATGGTGATCATCGGCCTTTACGTCCGGCTCAAACTGATCGAAACCCCGGCGTTCACCAAGGTCCTGGAATCCAAAGAAGTTGCCAAGCTGCCGCTGGCCCGGGTCTTTAAGTCGAGCTGGCGCCAGCTGATTCTCGGGACGTTTATTATGCTCGCCACCTACGTGTTGTTCTACCTGATGACCACCTACACCTTGACCTACGGCACCCGCGCCTCCAGCCTTGAAACCGCCAAGGCCGCAGCCGAGAAGGCCGGCAAGCCGATGACGGAGGCCGCTGCAGCAGCGTTCGTCCCCGGCCTGGGCTACACCCGCAACGACTTCCTGTGGATGCTGATTGCCGGCGTCGTATTCTTCGGCATCTTCACACTGGTTTCCGGGCCGCTGGCCGAAAAGTACGGCCGCCGCAAGATGCTTATCGTCGTCACCGCCGGCATCTTCGTTTTCGGCCTGCTTTTTGTCCCGCTGTTCAGTGCCGGCTTCGTGGGCACCATGGCGCTGCTGATCATCGGCTTTTCGCTGATGGGGTTGACCTTCGGGCCGATGGGTGCGCTGCTGCCGGAGCTGTTCCCGACGAACGTGCGGTACACGGGCTCCGCCATCAGCTACAACTTCTCCAGCATCCTCGGTGCCGCGGTGGCCCCGTTCATCGCTGTCTGGTTGTGGGAATTGGCGAAGGGCAGCCCAGTGCTGGTCGGCATCTACCTTGCCGCCATGTCCGTGCTGACGCTGATCGCACTCTTCGTCAGCAAGGAAACCCGCGACCTGGAGTACACCAACAACGTCTCCTAA
- a CDS encoding MMPL family transporter, translating to MALLLYRLGKFSYRHRWLVISVWLAVLVAVGGAAAAFHGTLSNNFQIPGTETQQMADKLKNELPASSGGSASVVFEANDAQFSQAGKEAVTAALAKLKTLPDVQGTVDPFATQAQLDKAGTDLAAGQEQSAAGKARLEQSAAELAAGKAKLDAAEQQMTAAGMAPAAIEAQLGQQKAALADGQAKLDAGTKDLQAGEAKLALGARQMEASKGLRFVSEDGKAAIAQVQFKTSINGLKPEVRQEVQDIAKEVSAANVTALPSKEISEDISELFGTAEILGIAVAALVLIIMLGTLIAAGLPLLMAIVGVAVGVGGTFALSGTMDMSSISPMLALMLGLAVGIDYSLFIVNRHRGQMLAGMDPEESVALATGTSGNAVLFAGLTVIIALAALVVPGLPFLAVMGLSAAATVAVAVVVALTLTPAVLSLVGRKLISKRAWAKAEKHNAAPGHETDDRAKDEYRSSHGWGGVVTNHPWLALLAGVVLLGVVALPASQLRLALPDASSEPVASQAFKAYDVTKRSFGEGMTGPIIVVGDFPAGLSVAEAQAKQFDVADILRGTDNVSAAVPLALSEDRRTAVFQVIPKEGPASASTVRVVSELRAEKGQIKDSTGVSIGLTGQTAGNVDVSTKLGDALPPYLMIVVGLSLVLLLLVFRSIWVPLLATGGFLLSLAAAFGAVVAVYQWGWLGAVFGVENPGAVLSFLPIILIGVLFGLAMDYQVFIASGMRESYMHGESAKHAVRSGFSHAAAVVTAAAIIMVSVFSGFIFSHLNMVRPLGFAMAFGVLIDAFVVRMTIVPAVMYLLGEKAWWLPRWLDRILPDVDVEGAKLRKPNADAGDPVAESAGTAAR from the coding sequence ATGGCACTTTTGCTCTACCGCCTCGGCAAGTTCTCCTACCGGCACCGCTGGCTTGTCATCTCCGTATGGCTCGCGGTGTTGGTGGCGGTCGGCGGCGCGGCAGCCGCTTTCCACGGCACCTTGTCCAACAACTTCCAGATCCCGGGAACCGAGACCCAGCAGATGGCGGACAAGCTCAAAAATGAGCTCCCCGCATCCTCCGGCGGCTCCGCGAGTGTGGTTTTCGAAGCGAACGATGCCCAGTTCAGCCAGGCCGGAAAGGAAGCCGTCACGGCTGCGCTGGCCAAGCTCAAGACGCTCCCCGACGTTCAGGGAACGGTTGATCCGTTCGCCACCCAGGCGCAGCTGGATAAGGCGGGCACGGATCTGGCAGCAGGCCAGGAGCAGTCCGCCGCCGGGAAAGCCCGGCTGGAGCAGTCCGCCGCAGAACTCGCGGCAGGAAAAGCCAAGCTGGACGCGGCCGAGCAGCAAATGACGGCGGCCGGTATGGCGCCCGCCGCGATCGAGGCACAGCTCGGCCAGCAGAAGGCGGCCCTCGCCGACGGTCAGGCAAAGCTGGACGCCGGCACCAAGGACCTCCAGGCAGGCGAAGCCAAGCTGGCCCTGGGAGCACGCCAGATGGAAGCCTCGAAGGGCCTCCGTTTCGTCTCCGAGGACGGCAAGGCCGCGATTGCACAGGTCCAGTTCAAGACCTCAATCAACGGGCTCAAGCCAGAGGTCCGCCAGGAAGTCCAGGACATCGCCAAGGAGGTTTCCGCCGCCAACGTCACTGCGCTGCCCAGCAAGGAAATCAGCGAAGACATCTCTGAGCTCTTTGGCACCGCCGAAATTCTCGGCATCGCCGTAGCCGCCCTGGTGCTGATCATTATGCTCGGGACCCTGATCGCCGCCGGACTTCCACTGCTGATGGCAATTGTCGGCGTCGCCGTCGGAGTGGGCGGCACCTTTGCCCTCAGCGGCACTATGGACATGAGCTCCATCTCGCCGATGCTGGCACTGATGCTTGGCCTTGCGGTCGGGATCGACTACTCCCTGTTCATCGTCAATCGGCACCGCGGCCAAATGCTCGCGGGCATGGACCCCGAGGAGTCAGTGGCGCTGGCAACCGGCACCTCCGGCAACGCCGTGCTCTTCGCCGGCCTCACCGTGATCATCGCCCTCGCAGCCCTGGTGGTCCCGGGTCTTCCGTTCCTCGCCGTGATGGGCCTCTCGGCCGCGGCGACGGTGGCCGTCGCCGTCGTCGTTGCCCTGACACTGACGCCGGCCGTCCTCTCCCTGGTGGGCCGAAAACTGATCTCTAAACGGGCCTGGGCCAAGGCGGAAAAGCACAATGCCGCGCCCGGCCACGAAACCGATGACCGTGCCAAGGACGAGTACCGCAGCAGCCACGGCTGGGGCGGTGTGGTAACCAACCACCCGTGGCTGGCCCTGCTCGCCGGAGTGGTCCTGCTCGGGGTTGTGGCGCTGCCGGCCAGCCAGCTCCGGCTCGCCCTGCCGGACGCCAGCTCCGAGCCGGTCGCCTCGCAGGCATTCAAGGCCTATGACGTCACCAAACGAAGCTTCGGTGAGGGCATGACCGGCCCGATCATTGTGGTGGGTGACTTCCCGGCGGGACTCAGCGTAGCCGAGGCCCAGGCCAAGCAGTTCGACGTCGCGGACATCCTGCGCGGAACCGACAATGTCAGCGCAGCCGTGCCGCTGGCCCTGAGCGAGGACCGCCGGACCGCCGTGTTCCAGGTCATTCCGAAGGAAGGCCCCGCCAGCGCCAGCACCGTCCGGGTGGTCTCCGAACTCCGCGCCGAGAAGGGCCAGATCAAGGACTCCACCGGCGTCAGCATCGGCCTCACCGGCCAGACCGCCGGCAACGTCGATGTGTCCACCAAGCTCGGTGACGCGCTGCCGCCCTACCTGATGATTGTGGTGGGCCTCTCGCTGGTCCTGCTCCTGCTGGTGTTCCGCTCCATTTGGGTTCCGCTGCTGGCGACCGGCGGTTTCCTGCTCTCGCTGGCCGCCGCCTTCGGAGCCGTCGTCGCGGTCTATCAGTGGGGCTGGCTCGGGGCTGTCTTTGGCGTCGAGAACCCCGGTGCAGTGCTGAGCTTCCTGCCCATCATCCTGATCGGTGTGCTGTTCGGCCTGGCGATGGACTACCAGGTGTTCATCGCCTCCGGCATGCGCGAGTCCTATATGCACGGCGAATCGGCCAAACATGCGGTCCGCTCCGGCTTCAGCCATGCCGCTGCGGTGGTTACCGCCGCCGCGATCATTATGGTCAGTGTTTTCTCGGGCTTTATCTTCTCGCACCTGAACATGGTCCGGCCGCTCGGCTTTGCGATGGCCTTTGGCGTGCTGATTGACGCCTTTGTGGTCCGGATGACGATCGTTCCGGCCGTGATGTACCTGCTCGGCGAAAAGGCCTGGTGGCTGCCCCGCTGGCTGGACCGGATCCTGCCGGATGTGGACGTCGAAGGTGCCAAGCTGCGCAAGCCCAATGCCGACGCCGGGGATCCAGTCGCGGAAAGCGCCGGAACCGCTGCCCGGTAG
- a CDS encoding glutamine amidotransferase gives MKPFLLLASRAEDAAAEDEYEAYLRYGGLEPAQLTRIRMEAAPLPPLDLSDYSGVIVGGSPFTSSDPAGQKSDVQHRVERELAALLDRIVPLDFPFLGACYGVGTLGRHQGAVIDRTYGEGLAGVSIKLSAEGLVDPLLRGLPESFTAFTGHKEACTLLPPHAVLLASSAACPVHMFRIKTNLYATQFHPELDVDGLATRIDIYRHAGYFPPDSAETLLAEVRRSTVTEPMQILRNFVERYSR, from the coding sequence GTGAAACCTTTCCTGCTCCTCGCGTCCCGGGCCGAGGACGCCGCCGCCGAGGATGAATACGAAGCCTACCTGCGCTACGGCGGCCTCGAACCCGCGCAGCTGACGCGCATTCGGATGGAAGCCGCGCCGCTGCCCCCACTGGACCTGTCCGATTACTCGGGGGTGATCGTAGGAGGGAGTCCGTTCACCTCCAGTGATCCTGCCGGGCAAAAAAGCGACGTCCAGCACCGGGTGGAGCGTGAACTCGCGGCCCTGCTCGACCGGATCGTGCCTTTGGATTTCCCGTTCCTCGGTGCCTGTTACGGCGTGGGTACGCTCGGCCGGCACCAGGGCGCCGTGATTGACCGCACTTACGGCGAGGGGCTGGCCGGTGTGAGCATCAAGCTGAGTGCGGAAGGCCTGGTGGATCCCCTGCTGCGGGGTCTGCCGGAGAGCTTCACGGCCTTCACCGGCCACAAGGAAGCCTGCACCCTCCTTCCTCCCCACGCGGTGCTTCTGGCCAGCTCCGCCGCCTGCCCGGTGCACATGTTCCGGATTAAAACCAACCTGTACGCCACCCAGTTCCACCCCGAGCTCGATGTTGACGGGTTGGCGACCCGGATCGATATCTACCGCCATGCCGGGTACTTCCCGCCGGATTCGGCCGAAACGCTGCTGGCGGAGGTCAGGCGGTCCACCGTCACGGAACCGATGCAGATCCTGCGAAACTTCGTGGAGCGCTACTCCCGCTAG
- a CDS encoding Maf family protein, with the protein MTRLILASQSPARTKLLTDAGIRHEILVSDVDEDAVQARYGVTDPHDTALLLARAKAEAVASLPEADGALVIGCDSVFEFDGEAHGKPYTADVARERMLRMSGGKGVLHTGHWLVDCRDTEGTDESRAAGSGATLGHVTSAEVHFMEMTPEEIDTYIATGEPLQCAGSFTIDGYGGAFIRKVDGDPHAVVGLSISTLRGLLGQAKVGITELWTSGAADPALLRAE; encoded by the coding sequence GTGACCCGCCTCATTCTTGCCTCCCAGTCCCCCGCCCGAACCAAGCTGCTCACCGACGCCGGAATCCGGCACGAGATCCTCGTCTCGGACGTCGACGAGGATGCCGTCCAGGCCCGCTACGGCGTCACGGACCCGCACGATACCGCGCTGCTGCTCGCCCGCGCCAAGGCCGAGGCCGTCGCCTCCCTGCCCGAAGCCGACGGCGCGCTGGTGATCGGCTGCGATTCCGTGTTTGAGTTCGACGGCGAGGCGCACGGCAAGCCCTACACGGCCGACGTCGCCAGGGAGCGGATGCTCCGGATGAGCGGCGGCAAAGGCGTCCTGCACACCGGGCACTGGCTCGTTGACTGCCGGGACACCGAGGGCACCGACGAGTCCCGGGCCGCCGGCTCCGGCGCCACCCTCGGGCACGTCACCTCCGCCGAAGTCCACTTTATGGAGATGACCCCCGAGGAAATCGACACCTACATCGCCACCGGGGAGCCGCTGCAGTGCGCCGGCTCCTTCACGATCGACGGCTACGGCGGGGCGTTCATCCGCAAGGTCGACGGGGACCCGCACGCCGTCGTCGGGCTGTCCATTTCCACCCTCCGCGGGCTGCTGGGACAGGCGAAAGTAGGCATCACCGAATTGTGGACCAGCGGTGCCGCCGATCCCGCCCTCCTCCGGGCCGAGTGA
- a CDS encoding TetR/AcrR family transcriptional regulator: protein MPEAPSRRELNKAATRQAIIDSALALLRSNGPGNFTVEDIADAAGISRRTFFNYFGSTEAAIAAVTFGFLDKALQQFRLRPAGEPFLDSARAALAELADPMTVAPLAELYSLGQAYPLLSRSELEAWDHCTGQIITAARERVSGGGVELDELYLRALAGSVISCGKAAMDVWFARCGGSLTPESLSVLRQLLIDSMSLLGSGFARPGTLQAGTPAANSNSTLFADRL from the coding sequence CTGCCCGAGGCGCCGTCGCGCCGTGAGCTGAACAAGGCCGCCACCCGCCAGGCCATCATCGACTCAGCGCTGGCCTTGCTCCGATCCAATGGTCCGGGCAACTTCACGGTCGAGGACATCGCTGATGCTGCCGGAATCTCGCGCCGCACGTTCTTTAACTATTTCGGCAGCACCGAAGCCGCCATCGCCGCGGTCACCTTCGGCTTCCTGGACAAGGCCCTTCAGCAGTTCCGGCTGCGCCCGGCCGGAGAACCCTTCCTGGACTCCGCCCGTGCCGCGCTGGCGGAACTGGCCGATCCGATGACGGTGGCCCCGTTGGCCGAGCTGTACAGCCTCGGCCAGGCCTATCCGCTGCTGAGCCGCTCCGAGCTGGAAGCCTGGGACCACTGCACGGGCCAGATCATCACCGCAGCCCGCGAGCGTGTCAGTGGCGGCGGCGTCGAACTCGATGAGCTGTACCTCCGGGCACTGGCCGGCTCAGTAATCTCCTGTGGCAAAGCCGCCATGGATGTCTGGTTCGCCCGGTGCGGCGGATCACTCACACCGGAGTCCCTATCCGTCCTCCGGCAGCTCCTGATCGATTCCATGAGCCTGCTCGGCTCCGGATTTGCCCGCCCCGGGACCCTTCAGGCCGGCACTCCGGCCGCCAACTCCAACTCCACCCTTTTCGCAGATCGGCTCTGA
- a CDS encoding dicarboxylate/amino acid:cation symporter, which produces MSTQTSTPASAGKTGFQLPKWAGSFGFQIIAALIVGLGLGLLAKYTGSTKANPNALGATLQTIGSSYVSLLQTAVVPLIFTAVVSSISNLRAVSNAARLAWNTLLWFAITALIAVLIGIGLGVFLQPGANTGITQEAKYNGKSGDWWAFLVGLFPKNFLGLGASTTVADGVATTSVSFNVLQILVIAVAVGIAALKVGKAAEPFLNLNAAALAVIQKVLWWIIRVAPLGTVGLIGNAVAIYGWDTIGSLGKFTFAIYVGLALVLFVVYPVLIRSHGLSVKQYYSGVWPAVQLAFVSRSSVGTLPLTQRVTERSLGVPRAYASFAVPLGATTKMDGCAAIYPAVSAIFVAQFFGIQLDFTQYLLIALVSVLGSAATAGTTGAVVMLTLTLSTLGLPLAGVGLLLAIDPILDMGRTAVNVAGQALIPTIVAKRQGILDESLYNAPRNGDPFADDDETAAGAVDPSAAAAPAASPDGRELAAAKG; this is translated from the coding sequence GTGAGCACTCAGACAAGCACCCCCGCATCCGCCGGAAAGACCGGCTTCCAGCTGCCCAAGTGGGCCGGCTCGTTCGGCTTCCAGATCATCGCCGCCCTGATCGTAGGCCTGGGTCTCGGCCTGCTGGCCAAGTACACGGGCAGCACCAAGGCGAACCCCAATGCCCTCGGCGCAACCCTGCAGACCATCGGCTCGAGCTACGTCTCGCTGCTGCAGACCGCCGTAGTGCCCCTTATCTTCACGGCAGTCGTGAGCTCCATCTCCAACCTGCGTGCCGTCTCCAACGCCGCCCGGCTGGCCTGGAACACACTGCTCTGGTTCGCCATCACCGCCTTGATCGCCGTGCTGATCGGCATCGGCCTGGGGGTGTTCCTGCAGCCCGGCGCCAATACCGGCATCACCCAGGAGGCCAAGTACAACGGCAAGTCCGGCGACTGGTGGGCCTTCCTGGTCGGCCTGTTCCCGAAGAACTTCCTGGGCCTCGGCGCCAGCACTACCGTGGCCGACGGCGTCGCCACCACTTCGGTGAGCTTCAACGTCCTGCAGATCCTGGTGATCGCGGTCGCCGTTGGCATCGCAGCCCTGAAGGTGGGCAAGGCCGCCGAGCCGTTCCTGAACCTCAACGCCGCAGCCCTGGCCGTGATCCAGAAGGTCCTCTGGTGGATCATCCGGGTCGCCCCGCTCGGCACCGTCGGCCTGATCGGCAACGCCGTGGCGATCTACGGCTGGGACACCATCGGTTCGCTGGGCAAGTTCACCTTCGCCATCTACGTGGGCCTGGCCCTGGTGCTGTTTGTGGTCTACCCGGTCCTCATCCGCAGCCACGGCCTGTCCGTCAAGCAGTACTACTCCGGCGTCTGGCCCGCCGTGCAGCTGGCCTTCGTCTCCCGCTCATCCGTGGGTACCCTGCCGCTGACCCAGCGCGTGACCGAACGCAGCCTGGGCGTACCCCGCGCCTATGCCTCCTTCGCCGTGCCGCTTGGCGCCACCACCAAGATGGACGGCTGCGCCGCAATCTACCCGGCCGTCTCGGCGATCTTCGTGGCCCAGTTCTTCGGCATCCAGCTGGACTTCACCCAGTACCTGCTGATTGCCCTCGTCTCCGTGCTGGGCTCCGCCGCAACCGCCGGAACCACCGGCGCCGTCGTTATGCTGACCCTGACGCTCTCCACACTGGGACTGCCGCTGGCCGGCGTCGGACTCCTGCTGGCGATCGACCCGATCCTGGACATGGGCCGCACTGCGGTCAACGTGGCCGGGCAGGCTTTGATCCCCACCATCGTGGCCAAGCGCCAGGGCATCCTCGACGAGTCGCTCTACAACGCACCGCGCAACGGTGACCCGTTCGCGGACGACGACGAAACCGCCGCCGGCGCCGTCGACCCTTCCGCCGCAGCCGCTCCCGCAGCGTCCCCGGATGGCCGCGAGCTGGCCGCCGCCAAGGGATAA
- a CDS encoding YbjQ family protein: MLIVTSNDIPGHRIDAVFGEVMGLTVRARDIGGQVMAGFRSLGGGELPEMTRMLYESRQQVMARMVTEAEQRGANAIVALRFDNSQLGTTWTEVCAYGTAVFIVPIPAGEPGATGQSAFLSQAAADRNLP, translated from the coding sequence ATGCTGATCGTGACCTCCAATGACATCCCCGGCCACCGGATTGACGCAGTATTCGGCGAGGTCATGGGCCTTACCGTCCGCGCCCGGGATATCGGCGGCCAGGTGATGGCCGGCTTCCGTTCCCTTGGCGGCGGGGAACTGCCCGAAATGACGCGCATGCTCTACGAGAGCAGGCAGCAGGTGATGGCGCGGATGGTCACAGAGGCGGAACAACGCGGGGCCAACGCCATAGTTGCCTTGCGTTTCGACAACTCCCAGCTGGGGACCACGTGGACCGAGGTCTGCGCCTACGGTACAGCGGTATTCATCGTGCCGATCCCGGCCGGCGAACCGGGGGCCACCGGCCAGTCGGCCTTCCTGAGCCAAGCTGCCGCGGACAGAAATTTGCCCTGA